The following are encoded together in the Equus quagga isolate Etosha38 chromosome 15, UCLA_HA_Equagga_1.0, whole genome shotgun sequence genome:
- the XBP1 gene encoding LOW QUALITY PROTEIN: X-box-binding protein 1 (The sequence of the model RefSeq protein was modified relative to this genomic sequence to represent the inferred CDS: deleted 2 bases in 1 codon), giving the protein MVVVAAAQSPAVGGPKVLLLSSKPAAAAAAGSPAGRALPLMVPGQQGASPEEASGGPSQARKRQRLTHLSPEEKALRRKLKNRVAAQTARDRKKARMSELEQQVVDLEEENQKLLLENQLLREKTHGLVVENQELRQRLGMDALGTEEEAETKGNGARPVSGSAESAALSLRASAAGAGPVVTPPEPLPMDSDSVDSSDSESDILLGILFNLDPVMFFRCPSPESTSLEQLPEVYPEGPSSLPASPSPSLGTSSAKLEAINELIRFDHVYTKPLVLEIPSETESQANVVVKIEEAPSSPSEKDHPELTVSVKEELVEDDFIPELGISDLLSSSHCLKPSSCLLDAYSDCRYEGSSSPFSDMSSLLGADHSWEDTFANELFPQLISV; this is encoded by the exons atggtggtggtggcagccgCGCAGAGCCCGGCCGTCGGGGGCCCCAAAGTGCTGCTTCTGTCCAGCAagcctgccgccgccgccgccgccggatCCCCGGCCGGCCGGGCTCTGCCGCTCATGGTGCCGGGCCAGCAAGGCGCCAGCCCGGAGGAGGCGAGCGGGGGGCCGTCCCAGGCGCGCAAGAGACAGCGCCTCACGCACCTGAGCCCCGAGGAGAAGGCGCTGCGGAG gaaactgaaaaacagagTAGCAGCTCAGACTGCCAGAGACCGAAAAAAAGCTCGAATGAGTGAGCTGGAACAGCAAGTGGTAGATTTGGAAGAAGAG AACCAAAAACTTCTGCTAGAAAATCAGCTTTTACGAGAGAAGACTCATGGCCTTGTAGTTGAGAACCAAGAGTTAAGACAGCGCCTGGGGATGGATGCTCTGGGTACTGAAGAGGAGGCTGAGACCAAG GGGAATGGAGCGAGGCCGGTGAGCGGGTCTGCTGAGTCCGCAGCACTCAGTCTACGTGCG TCTGCAGCAGGTGCAGGCCCAGTTGTCACCCCTCCAGAACCTCTCCCCATGGATTCTGACAGTGTGGACTCTTCAGACTCTGAG TCTGATATCCTGTTGGGCATTCTGTTCAACTTGGACCCAGTCATGTTCTTCAGATGTCCTTCCCCAGAATCGACCAGCCTGGAGCAACTCCCAGAGGTCTACCCAGAAGGACCCAGTTCCTTACCAGCCTCCCCTTCTCCATCACTGGGGACGTCATCAGCCAAGCTGGAAGCCATTAATGAACTGATTCGTTTTGACCACGTATATACCAAACCCCTAGTCTTAGAGATACCCTCTGAGACAGAGAGCCAAGCTAATGTGGTAGTGAAAATTGAGGAAGCACCCTCCAGCCCCTCAGAGAAAGATCACCCTGAACTCACTGTCTCAGTGAAGGAAGAACTTGTGGAAGATGACTTCATTCCAGAGCTGGGTATCTCAGATCTGCTTTCATCCAGCCACTGCCTGAAGCCATCTTCCTGCCTACTGGATGCTTATAGTGACTGTAGATATGAGGGCTCTTCTTCCCCCTTCAGCGACATGTCCTCTCTGCTTGGTGCAGACCATTCTTGGGAGGACACTTTTGCCAATGAACTATTTCCCCAGCTGATTAGTGTCTAA